In the genome of Candidatus Binatia bacterium, one region contains:
- a CDS encoding 30S ribosomal protein S1, translated as MKNRNSAPGGTPYMEQARDEAASSSENDFRELFEQSTRAPRPGQVVRGRVVHVSHDAVTVDIGYKSEGTIPVEEFTDREGNVEVRPDDEIDVYVVALDPDMGGVRLSRVKAEQLRVWSDIEKAERTGKTIEGVIVGKVKGGLKVDVGVPAFLPASQVDVRPVRSLDRFIGQRAQFAVIKCNRSRGNVVLSRRKVIEEEREQMRRETLAVLEEGVILEGVVKNITDYGAFVDLGGIDGLLHVTDMAWGRVNHPSDVVKVGERVRVVVLKYDPDRGRVSLGMKQIMPDPWQGVAERYPVGSRVRGRVVNIADYGAFVELEPGVEGLVHVSEMSWTKRVVHPSKVVEPNQEVEVVVLDVDEENRRISLGLKQAVPNPWDLLRINHPVGSRITGVVKHITDFGVFVGIAEGIDGLVHVSDMHWTKKIKHPSELYKKGDTIEAVVLSIDPEHERVALGVKQLTEDPWNTMAQRYPVGSRARGKVTSVTDFGVFVELEEGVEGLIHVSQLSHERVDRPQDLFQPGQEVEAEVTLVDPKDRKISLSIRALRRTEERMEMESYLQRDRNQGRFSLQDIMAEQLRAETEKKEPPQS; from the coding sequence ATGAAGAACCGGAACTCAGCCCCAGGGGGTACCCCGTACATGGAACAAGCAAGAGATGAAGCTGCGTCCAGCAGCGAGAACGACTTTCGGGAGCTTTTCGAACAAAGCACCCGCGCGCCTCGCCCAGGGCAGGTCGTTCGTGGTCGTGTGGTCCATGTGTCACACGATGCCGTAACCGTCGACATTGGTTACAAGTCCGAAGGAACCATTCCAGTTGAAGAGTTCACTGATCGCGAAGGCAACGTTGAAGTACGGCCTGACGACGAGATCGATGTGTATGTAGTCGCGCTCGACCCGGACATGGGCGGTGTGCGCCTGTCGCGGGTGAAAGCCGAACAGCTGCGGGTGTGGAGCGATATCGAAAAAGCAGAGCGAACAGGGAAGACGATTGAAGGGGTCATCGTTGGAAAAGTGAAGGGTGGTCTCAAAGTCGACGTGGGCGTGCCCGCGTTTCTTCCTGCTTCGCAAGTGGATGTGCGCCCGGTCCGCTCGCTCGATCGCTTTATCGGCCAGCGGGCGCAGTTTGCCGTAATTAAGTGTAACCGCTCTCGGGGCAACGTCGTCTTGTCGCGGCGCAAGGTCATCGAGGAAGAACGCGAGCAAATGCGCCGGGAAACGCTGGCCGTGCTCGAAGAGGGCGTGATTCTCGAGGGCGTGGTCAAGAACATCACGGACTACGGAGCCTTTGTGGACCTCGGCGGCATCGACGGCTTGTTGCACGTCACCGACATGGCTTGGGGCCGGGTGAACCATCCGTCGGATGTGGTGAAAGTGGGCGAGCGTGTGCGGGTCGTAGTGCTGAAATATGATCCGGACCGCGGGCGGGTGTCGCTCGGCATGAAGCAAATCATGCCAGATCCGTGGCAAGGAGTGGCGGAGCGCTATCCTGTAGGTTCGCGGGTTCGCGGCCGGGTGGTGAACATCGCCGATTACGGTGCCTTCGTGGAATTGGAGCCCGGGGTCGAGGGATTAGTGCACGTATCGGAGATGTCGTGGACCAAGCGTGTGGTTCATCCCTCGAAGGTCGTGGAGCCCAACCAAGAAGTCGAGGTTGTGGTGTTGGACGTCGATGAGGAAAATCGACGGATCTCTCTCGGCTTGAAACAGGCCGTCCCTAATCCGTGGGACTTGCTCCGCATCAACCATCCGGTGGGCTCGCGCATCACGGGCGTCGTGAAACACATTACCGACTTCGGCGTGTTCGTGGGGATTGCTGAAGGCATCGATGGCCTGGTCCACGTGTCGGACATGCACTGGACGAAGAAGATCAAGCATCCCTCTGAGTTGTACAAAAAAGGGGACACGATCGAGGCGGTAGTGTTGAGCATCGATCCTGAGCACGAGCGGGTTGCTCTCGGCGTGAAACAGCTCACGGAGGATCCCTGGAACACCATGGCGCAGAGGTACCCCGTGGGTAGTCGGGCGCGCGGCAAAGTCACCTCGGTTACCGACTTTGGTGTCTTCGTCGAGCTCGAAGAGGGCGTCGAAGGACTCATCCATGTTTCTCAGTTGAGCCATGAGCGGGTGGATCGACCGCAGGATCTCTTCCAGCCCGGCCAAGAGGTCGAGGCGGAAGTCACGTTGGTGGATCCGAAGGATCGGAAGATTAGCCTGAGTATCCGCGCGTTGCGGCGTACGGAGGAGCGGATGGAAATGGAGTCGTACCTGCAGCGCGACCGCAACCAGGGCCGCTTCTCTCTGCAGGACATCATGGCCGAACAGTTGCGGGCAGAGACGGAAAAGAAAGAACCGCCGCAATCCTAA
- the cmk gene encoding (d)CMP kinase, with product MRPLVVAIDGPAGAGKSTVSRRLAQRLGFQYVDTGSMYRVIGVLAAERGIAPDDAAALDQLCRETRISFRDDEQGRTRVFADGRDLTEAIRTPEAAQWASKVSAVPEVRAHLVAQQRALGARGGVVMEGRDIGTVVFPDAMAKFFLDASPLERARRRAAEWHREVSEAEIEAVAKEIAERDARDRQRAHAPLKPAPDAVYVDTTEKSIDEVVQMLYEIVAARRAELARL from the coding sequence ATGAGGCCATTGGTCGTTGCGATTGACGGCCCGGCTGGCGCTGGCAAGAGCACTGTGAGCCGTCGCCTCGCCCAGCGGCTAGGCTTTCAGTATGTAGATACGGGTTCCATGTACCGGGTGATTGGCGTGCTCGCCGCCGAGCGGGGCATCGCCCCCGATGACGCAGCGGCGCTCGACCAGTTGTGCCGTGAAACGCGCATCAGTTTTCGCGACGATGAACAGGGGCGGACGCGTGTCTTCGCTGACGGGCGGGATTTGACCGAAGCAATCCGCACCCCCGAAGCGGCGCAGTGGGCCTCGAAGGTATCCGCCGTTCCCGAGGTGCGTGCCCATTTAGTGGCCCAGCAGCGCGCGCTCGGTGCACGCGGCGGAGTCGTCATGGAGGGGCGGGACATCGGCACGGTGGTGTTTCCTGATGCCATGGCGAAGTTCTTTCTCGATGCCTCGCCGCTCGAGCGTGCCCGCCGGCGTGCCGCTGAGTGGCACCGCGAGGTCAGCGAAGCAGAGATCGAGGCAGTGGCGAAAGAAATTGCAGAGCGCGACGCGCGCGATCGGCAGCGTGCCCATGCACCACTCAAACCCGCGCCCGATGCGGTTTACGTCGACACCACCGAGAAAAGCATCGACGAAGTGGTGCAAATGCTCTACGAGATTGTAGCTGCGCGTCGCGCAGAACTTGCAAGGCTATAG
- the aroA gene encoding 3-phosphoshikimate 1-carboxyvinyltransferase, which translates to MSESDVYWVQPLTGPIDAVVAVPGSKSITNRALLLAALAEGESTLEGALFSDDTIYMAQAWRALGIRVDEDRSARYFRVIGGSGTFPAREADLFVGNAGTAMRFLVAALCLGHGRYRIDGSPRMRQRPIQPLLDALCQLGADVRAEHLNGCPPVVVHAHGLRGGKATLEASKSSQFLSAVLQVAPCAQEAVEVRLRGSLIAEPYVDMTIHVMRAFGAQVEREEHGTFRIGPQRYVGRRYRIEPDASSAHYFWAAAALCGGRVRVPGLSRDSLQGDVRFADVLAHMGAAVDYGEDFIEVRGTGNLFGLDVDMNAISDTAMTLAALAPFASGPVRIRNVAHLRLQESDRLHAMATELNRLGVRVEEAEDALTVYPGTIRPTVVETYDDHRIAMSLALIGLRVAGIGIRNPQCVGKTFPEFFAKLEALRG; encoded by the coding sequence ATGAGCGAAAGCGATGTCTACTGGGTTCAACCACTCACGGGTCCAATCGACGCCGTGGTCGCGGTGCCGGGCTCGAAGAGCATCACCAATCGCGCGTTGCTCCTCGCGGCCTTGGCTGAGGGCGAGAGCACCTTGGAAGGCGCGTTGTTCAGCGATGACACGATCTACATGGCGCAAGCGTGGCGCGCCTTGGGCATTCGGGTCGATGAGGATCGCTCCGCTCGGTACTTCCGCGTAATCGGTGGAAGCGGCACCTTTCCCGCACGGGAAGCTGATCTGTTCGTGGGCAACGCCGGCACGGCCATGCGGTTCCTCGTGGCTGCCCTTTGCCTGGGCCACGGCCGCTATCGGATCGACGGGTCACCGCGGATGCGCCAGCGGCCCATCCAGCCATTGCTAGATGCCTTGTGCCAACTTGGAGCCGACGTGCGTGCCGAGCACCTCAACGGCTGCCCGCCCGTCGTCGTGCACGCACACGGCCTGCGCGGAGGAAAAGCGACCCTCGAAGCAAGCAAGAGCAGCCAATTTCTTTCGGCGGTCCTGCAAGTTGCTCCTTGTGCGCAAGAGGCCGTCGAGGTGCGCTTGCGCGGGTCATTGATCGCGGAGCCGTACGTGGACATGACCATCCACGTGATGCGTGCGTTCGGTGCTCAAGTGGAGCGAGAGGAACACGGTACGTTCCGTATCGGCCCGCAGCGCTATGTCGGCCGTCGCTACCGGATCGAGCCGGATGCGTCGAGCGCGCACTACTTTTGGGCAGCGGCCGCACTGTGTGGCGGACGCGTGCGGGTGCCGGGCCTGAGCCGCGATTCGTTACAGGGCGATGTGCGCTTCGCCGACGTGTTGGCGCATATGGGCGCTGCCGTCGATTATGGCGAGGATTTCATCGAAGTGCGTGGCACCGGGAACTTGTTTGGCCTCGATGTCGACATGAACGCCATCTCCGACACTGCCATGACCCTGGCGGCCCTCGCTCCCTTTGCCAGCGGACCGGTGCGGATTCGCAACGTGGCGCATTTGCGCCTGCAGGAGAGTGATCGCCTGCATGCCATGGCCACGGAATTGAATCGCCTGGGTGTGAGGGTGGAAGAGGCAGAGGATGCGCTCACTGTGTACCCGGGCACGATTCGACCCACAGTGGTGGAGACGTATGACGACCACCGCATCGCGATGAGCCTGGCGCTCATTGGCCTACGTGTGGCGGGGATCGGCATCCGCAATCCGCAGTGTGTGGGTAAAACCTTTCCCGAATTCTTCGCGAAATTGGAGGCGCTGCGCGGATGA
- a CDS encoding prephenate dehydrogenase/arogenate dehydrogenase family protein — MPLHFNRVAVIGVGLIGGSLALAARRAGVFGEVVGVGRSPVNLEEARRRGIVDSFTHDPAEAVRKADLVLLAVPVRAMAGVVAQCRPVLLPGAVVTDVGSMKRYVLDTVEPLLPAGVRFVGAHPIAGTEASGAAAADPDLFRGRRCVLTPGTRSDPAALEQVRALWEVVGMRVLEMDADSHDTALAWVSHLPHVLAFSASRALERYQPDAARLAGPSFASLTRVAASHPETWVDIFIANRSAIARAVEGLVVAVEELRHAICTATPEELRAWLEESRQCHLRHLRASREEP, encoded by the coding sequence GTGCCGCTGCATTTTAACCGTGTGGCCGTGATTGGGGTGGGCTTGATTGGCGGCTCGCTGGCCTTGGCGGCACGGAGGGCGGGTGTGTTCGGTGAGGTTGTGGGCGTAGGTCGGAGCCCTGTCAACCTCGAGGAAGCGCGACGTCGCGGCATCGTGGATTCTTTCACCCACGACCCGGCAGAAGCGGTGCGCAAGGCGGACCTCGTTCTCCTGGCAGTGCCGGTGCGCGCCATGGCGGGAGTGGTCGCACAGTGTCGCCCGGTGTTGCTCCCGGGCGCCGTTGTGACCGATGTGGGAAGCATGAAGCGCTACGTCCTCGACACGGTCGAGCCGCTGCTGCCCGCCGGCGTGAGGTTCGTCGGTGCCCATCCCATTGCGGGCACGGAAGCCAGCGGCGCCGCCGCTGCCGATCCTGACTTGTTTCGCGGCCGCCGGTGCGTGCTCACGCCCGGAACGCGCTCCGATCCCGCGGCGCTGGAGCAAGTGCGAGCGCTGTGGGAAGTCGTAGGCATGCGCGTGTTGGAAATGGACGCCGATAGCCACGACACCGCGCTCGCGTGGGTGAGCCATTTGCCCCACGTGTTGGCATTTTCGGCAAGCCGTGCCTTGGAGCGGTATCAACCTGACGCGGCACGCTTGGCCGGGCCAAGTTTTGCGAGCCTGACGCGGGTGGCGGCGAGCCATCCAGAGACCTGGGTGGATATTTTTATCGCGAATCGGAGTGCGATTGCTCGCGCGGTGGAAGGGTTGGTCGTGGCGGTAGAGGAGCTCCGACACGCAATCTGCACGGCCACGCCGGAGGAGTTGCGTGCGTGGCTCGAAGAAAGCCGGCAGTGCCATTTGCGTCACCTTCGGGCGAGCCGCGAGGAGCCATGA
- the hisC gene encoding histidinol-phosphate transaminase, producing the protein MAKKLEDLAPEWIRTLAPYPPGKPIEELEREYGIRDSIKLASNENPLGPSPRAIAAIREALTQLHRYPDGSCYYLKRALARKLGVSADAILFGSGSNELIELAVRTFLRQGDEAVMADQAFVIYRLVVQAQGATARVVPLRHYTHNLEAMADAITPATRMVFLANPNNPTGTIVFRNEWEEFLSRVPEDVLVVMDEAYFEYVDDPRYPDSLSSQSPTRALLTLRTFSKIYGLAGLRIGYGIAPPALVDLMDRVRAPFNVSSLAQVAALAALEDDEHVQRTREVNRRGMEFFRREFERLGLEYVPSWANFILVRVGNGARVYEALLRQGVIVRPMGVYGFPEHVRISIGTAAENERCVHALEQVLRGGGLRAAAF; encoded by the coding sequence ATGGCGAAGAAGCTGGAAGACTTAGCGCCGGAGTGGATCCGTACGCTTGCACCCTATCCACCCGGGAAGCCCATCGAAGAGCTCGAGCGCGAATATGGCATCCGTGACTCGATCAAGCTTGCCTCCAACGAGAACCCGTTGGGTCCTTCGCCGCGAGCGATCGCCGCAATTCGCGAAGCCCTAACGCAACTGCACCGCTATCCGGACGGCAGTTGCTATTACCTGAAACGAGCTTTGGCGCGGAAGCTCGGGGTGTCGGCTGACGCCATCTTGTTTGGCAGCGGCTCCAACGAGCTCATCGAACTCGCGGTGCGAACATTTCTCCGGCAGGGTGATGAAGCGGTGATGGCCGACCAGGCATTCGTGATCTACCGCCTGGTCGTGCAAGCGCAAGGCGCCACGGCGCGCGTGGTGCCGCTGCGCCACTACACGCACAATCTGGAAGCGATGGCCGACGCGATCACGCCAGCCACGCGCATGGTGTTCCTCGCTAATCCGAATAACCCAACGGGAACGATTGTTTTCCGCAACGAATGGGAAGAATTCCTCTCTCGGGTGCCAGAGGACGTGCTGGTGGTCATGGATGAGGCGTACTTTGAATACGTGGACGACCCGCGGTATCCCGATTCGCTGTCGAGTCAATCGCCCACGCGGGCGCTGTTGACCCTACGCACGTTCTCGAAGATCTACGGCTTGGCTGGGCTGCGGATTGGATACGGCATCGCCCCGCCCGCGCTGGTGGATCTGATGGACCGTGTGCGCGCTCCTTTTAATGTCAGCAGTTTGGCGCAGGTCGCAGCCCTGGCCGCCCTCGAGGACGATGAGCATGTACAGCGCACGCGTGAAGTAAATCGCCGGGGCATGGAGTTCTTCCGCCGCGAGTTCGAGCGGCTGGGACTGGAGTACGTGCCGAGCTGGGCAAATTTCATTTTGGTTCGCGTGGGCAACGGCGCGCGCGTGTACGAGGCCCTTCTGCGCCAGGGAGTTATCGTGCGGCCCATGGGAGTGTACGGATTTCCGGAGCACGTGCGGATCAGCATCGGAACCGCGGCCGAGAATGAGCGCTGTGTCCACGCACTCGAGCAGGTGCTGCGCGGGGGAGGACTGCGTGCCGCTGCATTTTAA
- the pheA gene encoding prephenate dehydratase → MRRPTSIDDLRARIDDIDQKVLALLNRRARLAREIGEHKRRQNAAIYAPAREKQILARLLRANRGPLRADQVRSIFREIISACLALEQPLKVACLGPFGTFSHQAVVQQFGSQANILPVPTIPEVFDEVEHRRADYGVVPVENSTEGVVAVTLDRLAESSLTIKAEIQLRVEHCLLARASRLEDVELVFAHPQALAQCRLWLRAHLPHARQVEAPSTAAAAQRAQKERGVAAVASKLAAAYYDLNVLAESIQDLANNFTRFFVLGHDGLARPSGDDKTSIVISARHEAGALYRVLQPFAEHGVSLCNIESRPLRNRPWEYLFFLDMVGHAEEPHVAKALAEVERRSLFCKVLGSYPAASRPT, encoded by the coding sequence GTGCGACGACCGACTTCCATCGATGACTTGCGAGCTCGCATCGACGATATCGATCAAAAAGTCCTCGCGCTGCTCAACCGGCGAGCCCGGCTGGCGCGAGAAATCGGTGAACACAAGCGGCGACAGAACGCGGCCATTTACGCGCCCGCGCGGGAAAAGCAAATTCTGGCTCGTTTGCTGCGTGCGAACCGGGGCCCGCTGCGGGCGGATCAGGTGCGGAGTATCTTCCGCGAAATCATCAGCGCCTGTCTTGCTTTAGAGCAGCCGCTGAAAGTCGCGTGCCTCGGGCCGTTCGGTACGTTTTCCCACCAAGCTGTGGTGCAGCAGTTCGGTAGCCAGGCGAACATCCTGCCGGTGCCGACGATTCCTGAAGTCTTCGACGAAGTGGAGCACCGGCGTGCCGATTACGGGGTGGTACCGGTGGAAAACTCCACGGAAGGAGTGGTTGCGGTCACCCTGGATCGGTTGGCCGAGTCGTCGCTTACCATCAAGGCGGAAATCCAACTGCGGGTGGAGCACTGTCTGCTGGCGCGGGCGTCCCGGCTCGAGGATGTGGAGCTAGTCTTCGCGCACCCGCAAGCGTTGGCGCAGTGCCGGTTGTGGTTGCGAGCACATTTGCCGCATGCGCGGCAAGTCGAAGCGCCGAGCACTGCGGCGGCGGCGCAGCGGGCGCAGAAGGAGCGAGGTGTGGCAGCGGTAGCGAGCAAGCTCGCTGCTGCGTACTACGATTTGAATGTACTCGCCGAAAGCATCCAGGACTTGGCCAACAACTTCACTCGCTTTTTTGTTTTAGGGCACGACGGACTGGCGCGCCCGAGTGGCGACGACAAAACATCGATCGTCATTTCCGCGCGCCACGAGGCGGGTGCGTTGTATCGCGTGTTGCAGCCCTTTGCGGAGCACGGCGTGAGCTTGTGCAACATCGAGTCGAGGCCCTTGCGCAACCGCCCTTGGGAGTATCTATTTTTCCTCGATATGGTGGGCCACGCTGAGGAGCCGCACGTGGCGAAAGCGCTGGCGGAGGTCGAGCGGCGTTCGCTGTTTTGCAAGGTGTTGGGGTCGTATCCGGCGGCGAGTCGCCCGACGTGA
- a CDS encoding pectinacetylesterase family protein codes for MHRLALFALIALAGGPARAASPVYPTNRCVATKLSAAAAYCRNAARAWGAWDVSQDSARRDAALAKAAALLATRWSKAELDAAAKGVDCSETTATVASMQSSIDTEIQAVRSAIHEGLDLNVPAHARCSRSLLRAAGAKCRAFLAAEATFVTRLDKDPQRTKRESKRNRAVANFTKAWNKATAGSCPTMATESALQSLVEDLVGATIELATISPAVPDTAFATITPPAVVTYQGETLRPRCAFDTPFSFFAKRGTTNNLLIYYQGGGACWNWMTCGFLVTFDTSVDPLGSDNPNNLASPAGFANLSNPNNPFKDWNIIFVPYCTGDLHFGDADREYTNSSTVLVYHRGYHNARVVEKWAREHFVNPDEVFVAGTSAGAYGAFFNAPLHHFVWPASHFSVLGDAGNGVITTSFLLNELPTWNLTAHIPATIPNVLAALQGGGLPVYVSAVASFFPHTAWAHYTTAYDGGSGGQSGFYNIMLNPTNVLQWARWWDATCQWNSVAMSQLVASYASNPTNYRYYVGAGSRHGMWGLNKVYTDQSGGESMTIVDWVQAMRTRSAQWVNVQCTDCGKVLAGDPKPSPLEAPFVSDPGSPSGARIVCP; via the coding sequence ATGCACCGTTTGGCGCTATTTGCGTTGATCGCGCTCGCTGGAGGACCAGCTCGGGCGGCCAGTCCGGTGTATCCCACCAATCGCTGCGTTGCCACCAAACTGAGCGCAGCCGCCGCCTACTGCCGCAACGCGGCACGCGCCTGGGGAGCGTGGGATGTGTCCCAGGACAGCGCCAGGCGCGATGCCGCTCTGGCCAAAGCAGCTGCTTTGCTGGCAACGCGCTGGAGCAAAGCGGAGCTCGACGCAGCGGCGAAAGGCGTCGATTGCAGCGAGACTACGGCAACTGTTGCCAGCATGCAAAGCAGCATCGACACTGAAATCCAAGCCGTACGCAGTGCTATTCACGAGGGGCTCGACCTCAACGTCCCGGCGCACGCACGCTGCAGCCGCTCGCTGCTCCGGGCGGCCGGTGCCAAGTGCCGCGCGTTCTTGGCGGCGGAAGCAACGTTTGTCACTCGCTTGGACAAGGACCCGCAACGCACCAAGCGCGAGAGCAAGCGGAACCGAGCCGTTGCGAACTTTACGAAGGCTTGGAACAAAGCCACAGCGGGAAGCTGCCCGACCATGGCAACCGAGAGCGCCCTGCAATCGCTGGTGGAAGATTTAGTTGGCGCTACGATCGAACTCGCAACCATCTCCCCGGCGGTGCCCGATACCGCTTTCGCAACCATCACGCCGCCCGCCGTGGTCACGTACCAGGGAGAGACCCTGCGACCGCGCTGCGCCTTCGATACACCCTTTTCCTTCTTCGCGAAGCGCGGCACCACGAACAATCTGCTCATCTACTACCAAGGCGGGGGTGCCTGCTGGAACTGGATGACGTGCGGCTTCTTGGTGACGTTTGACACCAGTGTAGACCCCTTAGGCTCGGACAACCCGAACAACCTGGCGAGCCCGGCTGGGTTCGCGAACTTGAGCAACCCTAACAATCCGTTCAAAGACTGGAACATTATTTTCGTCCCGTACTGCACGGGCGATTTGCACTTTGGCGATGCGGACCGCGAGTACACCAACTCCTCCACCGTGCTGGTGTACCACCGTGGCTACCACAACGCGCGCGTGGTGGAAAAATGGGCGCGAGAGCATTTCGTCAATCCCGACGAGGTCTTCGTCGCCGGAACCAGCGCGGGTGCCTACGGGGCTTTTTTCAACGCCCCGCTGCACCACTTCGTTTGGCCAGCCTCTCACTTCTCCGTGCTCGGCGATGCCGGCAACGGCGTGATCACCACAAGCTTCTTGCTCAATGAGTTACCGACCTGGAATCTCACCGCACACATTCCTGCGACAATCCCCAACGTTCTCGCCGCGCTCCAGGGTGGAGGGCTGCCGGTCTATGTGAGTGCTGTGGCCTCGTTCTTTCCCCACACTGCTTGGGCCCATTACACCACTGCTTACGATGGAGGCTCCGGCGGGCAAAGTGGCTTTTACAACATCATGCTGAATCCGACAAACGTATTACAGTGGGCCCGCTGGTGGGATGCCACTTGCCAATGGAATTCAGTTGCGATGAGCCAGTTGGTGGCGAGCTATGCATCGAATCCGACGAACTACCGGTACTACGTTGGAGCCGGTTCCCGCCACGGCATGTGGGGCCTGAACAAGGTGTACACCGACCAAAGCGGCGGCGAGTCGATGACCATCGTCGATTGGGTGCAGGCCATGCGCACACGATCCGCGCAATGGGTCAACGTGCAGTGCACGGATTGCGGCAAAGTCTTGGCCGGCGACCCGAAACCGAGTCCGCTAGAAGCTCCTTTTGTTTCCGACCCGGGCTCACCGTCTGGCGCCCGGATCGTCTGCCCCTGA
- the larC gene encoding nickel pincer cofactor biosynthesis protein LarC: MRILYFDAFAGVSGDMTVGALLSLGLPLDEVRRTLDALPLGEYEVRAFPRMIHGIRAYKFEVQVPAQAPHVHRAFRDIRAMIESARIDPRVQKWALQIFHHLAVAEGRVHNVPPEDVTFHEVGAVDSIIDIVATAVGLQHFQIEAGYVRTLPLGSGFVSSQHGVLPAPGPATVELVRGFPVHFGDGEGELVTPTGAAIVATVCKPGPPPPLAVLGVGYGAGAREWSDRPNLLRLVLGEPAPQFTEDELMVVETNIDDMPPQWFDWVFERLFAAGARDVWLTPAQMKKNRPASVLHVLSDAAAHSAVMQVLLNETTSLGVRSYPVRRHSLIREERVVSTPYGEVRIKAARMPDGRWNLVPEYEDCKRLAHEVNVPLKLVYQAALAAARREDS; encoded by the coding sequence ATGCGGATACTCTACTTCGACGCGTTTGCGGGCGTGAGCGGAGACATGACCGTCGGCGCTTTGCTTTCCTTGGGCCTGCCGCTCGATGAGGTGCGCCGCACGCTCGACGCGCTACCGCTCGGCGAGTACGAAGTGCGGGCGTTCCCCCGTATGATCCATGGGATCCGGGCTTACAAGTTCGAAGTCCAGGTGCCCGCTCAAGCTCCTCATGTTCACCGCGCCTTCCGCGACATTCGCGCGATGATCGAAAGCGCCCGCATCGATCCGCGGGTACAAAAGTGGGCGCTTCAGATTTTTCACCACCTCGCCGTTGCTGAAGGACGGGTGCATAACGTGCCCCCGGAAGACGTGACCTTCCATGAAGTCGGAGCGGTCGATTCGATTATCGATATTGTCGCCACTGCGGTCGGTTTGCAGCACTTCCAAATTGAAGCGGGGTATGTGCGGACGCTCCCGCTCGGCAGCGGATTCGTTTCTTCGCAGCATGGCGTGCTACCCGCGCCGGGGCCGGCTACGGTCGAGCTTGTGCGCGGCTTTCCTGTGCACTTTGGCGACGGAGAGGGCGAACTGGTCACGCCCACCGGTGCAGCGATTGTCGCCACTGTTTGCAAGCCCGGACCTCCACCGCCCCTTGCCGTGTTAGGCGTCGGCTACGGCGCTGGAGCGCGCGAGTGGTCCGATCGTCCGAACTTGCTCCGGCTCGTACTGGGGGAGCCCGCGCCGCAGTTTACCGAGGACGAATTGATGGTCGTCGAAACCAACATCGACGATATGCCGCCGCAGTGGTTCGACTGGGTGTTCGAGCGGCTGTTTGCCGCCGGCGCTCGCGACGTATGGCTTACCCCCGCGCAGATGAAGAAAAACCGTCCTGCAAGCGTACTGCATGTTCTCTCGGACGCTGCCGCACACTCTGCGGTCATGCAGGTGCTGCTCAACGAAACCACCTCTCTCGGCGTACGGAGCTACCCAGTGCGTCGCCATAGCCTCATCCGAGAGGAGCGGGTTGTGTCCACCCCTTACGGCGAGGTGCGCATCAAGGCGGCGCGGATGCCCGACGGGCGTTGGAACTTGGTACCGGAGTACGAAGACTGCAAACGCCTCGCTCATGAGGTGAACGTGCCCTTGAAGCTGGTGTACCAAGCCGCCCTGGCTGCTGCTCGTCGAGAAGACTCGTAG